The Kryptolebias marmoratus isolate JLee-2015 linkage group LG7, ASM164957v2, whole genome shotgun sequence region NNNNNNNNNNNNNNNNNNNNNNNNNNNNNNNNNNNNNNNNNNNNNNNNNNNNNNNNNNNNNNNNNNNNNNNNNNNNNNNNNNNNNNNNNNNNNNNNNNNNNNNNNNNNNNNNNNNNNNNNNNNNNNNNNNNNNNNNNNNNNNNNNNNNNNNNNNNNNNNNNNNNNNNNNNNNNNNNNNNNNNNNNNNNNNNNNNNNNNNNNNNNNNNNNNNNNNNNNNNNNNNNNNNNNNNNNNNNNNNNNNNNNNNNNNNNNNNNNNNNNNNNNNNNNNNNNNNNNNNNNNNNNNNNNNNNNNNNNNNNNNNNNNNNNNNNNNNNNNNNNNNNNNNNNNNNNNNNNNNNNNNNNNNNNNNNNNNNNNNNNNNNNNNNNNNNNNNNNNNNNNNNNNNNNNNNNNNNNNNNNNNNNNNNNNNNNNNNNNNNNNNNNNNNNNNNNNNNNNNNNNNNNNNNNNNNNNNNNNNNNNNNNNNNNNNNNNNNNNNNNNNNNNNNNNNNNNNNNNNNNNNNNNNNNNNNNNNNNNNNNNNNNNNNNNNNNNNNNNNNNNNNNNNNNNNNNNNNNNNNNNNNNNNNNNNNNNNNNNNNNNNNNNNNNNNNNNNNNNNNNNNNNNNNNNNNNNNNNNNNNNNNNNNNNNNNNNNNNNNNNNNNNNNNNNNNNNNNNNNNNNNNNNNNNNNNNNNNNNNNNNNNNNNNNNNNNNNNNNNNNNNNNNNNNNNNNNNNNNNNNNNNNNNNNNNNNNNNNNNNNNNNNNNNNNNNNNNNNNNNNNNNNNNNNNNNNNNNNNNNNNNNNNNNNNNNNNNNNNNNNNNNNNNNNNNNNNNNNNNNNNNNNNNNNNNNNNNNNNNNNNNNNNNNNNNNNNNNNNNNNNNNNNNNNNNNNNNNNNNNNNNNNNNNNNNNNNNNNNNNNNNNNNNNNNNNNNNNNGTTTTCAGGGACAGGGTTTTCTTCGGTCTAGCTTTCAGGGACAGGGTTTTCGTTGGTCTGGTTTTCAGGGACAGGGTTTACCTTGGTCTTGTTTTCGGGGACAGGGTTTTCTTCGGTCTAGTTTTCAGGGACAGGGCTTTCTTCGGTCAGGTTTTCGGGGACAGGGATGTCCTCGGTCTGGTGGCTCttcatgtgtgttttcagacagtGGCTCTGGGTGAAGGTCTTCTCGCAGATGGAGCACTTGTAGGGTCTCTCTCCGTTGTGGGTCCTCATGTGGACCTGCAGGTAGTACCGCTGAGAGAACGCTTTCCCACAAATCCCGCAGACAAAGTTTTTGACTCCCGAGTGGAGAAAGATGTGACGGTTCAGCTTGCCCTTGTGTTTGAAGAGGCGTCCACACTCGGAGCATTCGTACGGCGCATCGCTGCTGTGGATCTTCTGGTGCCTCTTCAGATCTCCGTTGAACGGAAACCTTTTACCGCACATGTCGCAGACAAACGGTCTCTCGCCGCTGTGCGTCTTCAGGTGCTTCGACAGCTGCGGTTCTGACGGGAAGGATTTGGGGCAGACGTGGCAGAGGAACGGTCGATCTCTGGCCGTGTGGGTCCACATGTGCGACCTCAACGTGCCTTCGGTTTTAAAACGATTCCCACAAACTTTGCACTCGTAGCGGCGCTCCTCGGAGTGGATCAGCCGGTGTACGACCAAAGCTCGGCGATTGGCTAAAGATTTCTCACAGATGTTGCAGACGTATTTGTCCTCCCCGGTGTGCTGCTTCCTGTGAGCTGCCAGCATCGCCTTCGTGCCGAATGTTTTCAGACAAAT contains the following coding sequences:
- the LOC108229697 gene encoding gastrula zinc finger protein XlCGF46.1; this encodes MLFQSDIYNWSFFSSCLRSPVEGGDGTRGDGPSNGSTSPEQNLEAEQEEPETDVDFSDDTEEESDPDPEQQTPKETREEKVREPPKKTEDRKMSCKVCGLWYWQLGSLIKHTWTHVDEQQDVCGVCGEQFQSVQKLKKHLENHQSVHRCSHCGKTFVSIVGLKSHTAKHTGNSQFRCNVCNKTFTGKAVLKSHRWVHVEDKPHKCDICLKTFGTKAMLAAHRKQHTGEDKYVCNICEKSLANRRALVVHRLIHSEERRYECKVCGNRFKTEGTLRSHMWTHTARDRPFLCHVCPKSFPSEPQLSKHLKTHSGERPFVCDMCGKRFPFNGDLKRHQKIHSSDAPYECSECGRLFKHKGKLNRHIFLHSGVKNFVCGICGKAFSQRYYLQVHMRTHNGERPYKCSICEKTFTQSHCLKTHMKSHQTEDIPVPENLTEESPVPENLTEDSLVPEN